In Comamonas sp. lk, the following proteins share a genomic window:
- a CDS encoding stomatin-like protein produces MEFAIPIAIAIIAVIFISRSVKVVPQQHAWVKERLGKYAGTLTPGLNFLVPFVDRVAYKHSLKEIPLDVPSQVCITRDNTQLQVDGILYFQVTDPMRASYGSSNYIMAVTQLAQTSLRSVIGKLELDKTFEERDMINAQVVSAIDEAALNWGVKVLRYEIKDLTPPAEILRSMQAQITAEREKRALIAASEGRRQEQINIATGEREAFIARSEGEKQAVINKAMGEAESIKAVAEATATAIERVATAIRQPGGEQAVQLKVAESAVHAYSKVAADSNTTLVVPANMTEVSGLITSAMKMMQVGKSV; encoded by the coding sequence ATGGAATTTGCCATCCCCATTGCTATCGCCATCATTGCAGTCATCTTTATCTCGCGCTCCGTCAAGGTCGTGCCCCAGCAGCACGCCTGGGTCAAGGAGCGCCTGGGCAAGTACGCAGGCACTCTCACACCCGGCCTGAATTTCCTCGTACCCTTTGTGGACCGCGTGGCCTATAAGCACAGCCTCAAGGAAATTCCGCTGGATGTGCCCAGTCAGGTCTGTATCACACGCGATAACACCCAACTGCAGGTGGACGGCATTCTGTACTTTCAGGTGACCGACCCCATGCGCGCCAGCTATGGCTCGTCCAACTACATCATGGCCGTCACCCAACTGGCGCAGACCTCGCTGCGCAGCGTGATCGGCAAGCTGGAACTGGACAAGACCTTTGAAGAGCGTGACATGATCAACGCCCAGGTGGTTTCCGCCATCGATGAAGCGGCGCTGAACTGGGGCGTGAAGGTGCTGCGCTACGAGATCAAGGATTTGACGCCACCTGCAGAAATCCTGCGCTCCATGCAGGCCCAGATCACCGCCGAGCGTGAAAAGCGTGCGCTGATTGCAGCTTCCGAAGGCCGCCGCCAGGAGCAGATCAATATCGCCACCGGCGAGCGCGAGGCTTTCATCGCCCGCTCCGAAGGTGAAAAGCAGGCCGTGATCAACAAGGCCATGGGTGAGGCCGAATCCATCAAGGCCGTGGCCGAAGCTACGGCTACCGCCATTGAGCGTGTCGCCACAGCCATCCGCCAGCCCGGCGGCGAGCAGGCCGTTCAGCTCAAGGTGGCCGAAAGCGCCGTGCATGCCTATAGCAAGGTGGCAGCAGACTCCAACACCACCCTGGTGGTGCCGGCCAATATGACCGAAGTCTCGGGCCTGATCACCTCCGCCATGAAGATGATGCAGGTCGGCAAGAGCGTCTGA
- a CDS encoding NfeD family protein — MEYSTFWWLLAGLLVIAELLTGTFYLLMLSLGAVLGALTAYAGQTLTTQIVVAAVLGAAAVFACHLLRKRSPSRQPASSNRDVNMDVGETVMVEQWNSDGTAQVRHRGAIWTVIGRPGGMPTPGQHRVAEVIGNRLLVDKV; from the coding sequence ATGGAATATTCCACCTTCTGGTGGTTGCTCGCAGGATTGCTGGTCATTGCTGAGTTGCTGACCGGCACGTTCTATCTTCTCATGCTCTCCCTGGGAGCCGTGCTTGGAGCCTTGACCGCCTATGCAGGCCAGACCCTGACCACCCAGATCGTGGTGGCTGCCGTACTAGGCGCAGCCGCCGTCTTTGCCTGTCATCTGCTGCGCAAGCGCAGCCCCAGCCGCCAACCGGCCTCCAGCAATCGCGATGTCAACATGGACGTGGGCGAAACCGTCATGGTGGAGCAATGGAACTCCGACGGCACGGCCCAGGTCCGCCACCGCGGCGCCATCTGGACCGTCATCGGCCGCCCCGGCGGCATGCCCACGCCGGGCCAGCATCGCGTTGCCGAAGTCATTGGCAACCGCCTGCTGGTGGATAAAGTCTGA
- a CDS encoding arginine/lysine/ornithine decarboxylase has translation MKFRFPIVIIDEDYRSENTSGLGIRALAQAIEEEGFEVLGVTSYGDLSQFAQQQSRASAFILSIDDEEFTLGGDKDPIIHSLRSFIGEVRRKNEDVPIYIYGETKTSRHLPNDILRELHGFIHMFEDTPEFVAKHIIREAKGYLEGVQPPFFKALLDYAEDGSYSWHCPGHSGGVAFLKSPVGQMYHQFYGENMLRADVCNAVEELGQLLDHNGAIGESERNAARIFNADHCYFVTNGTSTSNKIVWHHTVAPGDVVVVDRNCHKSILHSIIMTGAIPVFLKPTRNHFGIIGPIPQSEFSIESIQAKIAANPLLKGVDAKTVKPRVLTLTQSTYDGVLYNTETIKGMLDGYVANLHFDEAWLPHAAFHPFYGSYHAMGKKRKRPVHSVVYATQSIHKLLAGISQASHVLVQDSQTEKLDHPLFNEAYLMHTSTSPQYSIIASCDVAAAMMEPPGGTALVEESILEALDFRRAMRKVEDEFGDDDWWFEVWGPEALAEEGVGRAQDWIIRGTDESTKTRAKKSGKEFDNWHGFGDLADGFNMLDPIKSTIVTPGLDLDGDFDDTGIPASIVTKYLAEHGVVVEKTGLYSFFIMFTIGITKGRWNTMLTALQQFKDDYDRNQPLARILPEFIQQHRRYERMGLKDLCQHVHELYAKYDIARLTTEMYLSDLSPAMKPSDAYAHIAQRKTERVEIDNLVGRTTVGLVTPYPPGIPLLIPGEVFNKKIVDYLLFAREFAKLAPGFETDIHGLVELEDEHGEVRYYADCVAESKPVAEKKLPAAKKPAAKKVAVKPVAKTASAKASADKATAVKASVVKTAAAKPAAKKPAASATKAVAKSPAAKPAAAAKKVSKKSVKAE, from the coding sequence ATGAAATTTCGCTTTCCCATCGTCATCATCGACGAGGACTATCGTTCCGAGAACACCTCGGGTCTGGGTATTCGCGCCCTCGCTCAAGCCATTGAAGAAGAAGGCTTTGAAGTACTGGGTGTGACCAGCTACGGCGATCTTTCTCAATTTGCCCAGCAACAAAGCCGCGCCAGTGCTTTCATCCTGTCGATTGACGACGAGGAATTCACTCTGGGCGGCGACAAGGACCCCATCATTCACAGCCTGCGCAGCTTCATCGGTGAAGTGCGCCGCAAGAATGAGGATGTGCCCATCTATATCTACGGCGAGACCAAGACCAGCCGTCACTTGCCCAACGACATCCTGCGCGAGCTGCATGGCTTCATCCACATGTTCGAGGACACTCCCGAATTTGTGGCCAAGCACATCATCCGCGAAGCCAAGGGCTACCTGGAAGGCGTGCAGCCGCCGTTCTTCAAGGCGCTGCTCGATTACGCCGAAGACGGCTCCTACAGCTGGCACTGCCCCGGTCACTCCGGCGGCGTGGCCTTTCTGAAGAGCCCCGTGGGCCAGATGTACCACCAGTTCTACGGTGAGAACATGTTGCGCGCCGATGTCTGCAATGCCGTGGAAGAGCTGGGCCAGCTGCTGGACCACAACGGCGCGATTGGCGAGAGCGAGCGCAATGCCGCACGCATCTTCAATGCCGATCACTGCTACTTCGTGACCAACGGCACATCGACCTCCAACAAGATCGTCTGGCACCACACCGTGGCCCCCGGCGACGTGGTGGTGGTGGACCGCAACTGCCACAAATCCATCCTGCACTCCATCATCATGACGGGTGCGATTCCGGTGTTTTTGAAGCCTACGCGCAACCACTTCGGCATCATCGGCCCGATTCCGCAGAGCGAGTTTTCGATCGAGTCCATCCAGGCCAAGATCGCGGCCAACCCCTTGCTCAAGGGCGTGGATGCCAAGACCGTCAAGCCGCGCGTGCTGACGCTGACGCAGTCCACCTACGACGGCGTGCTCTACAACACCGAAACCATCAAGGGCATGTTGGACGGCTATGTGGCCAATCTGCACTTTGATGAGGCTTGGTTGCCCCACGCAGCCTTCCACCCCTTCTATGGCAGCTACCACGCCATGGGCAAGAAGCGTAAGCGTCCAGTGCACTCGGTGGTGTATGCCACCCAGTCCATCCACAAGCTGCTGGCCGGTATCAGCCAGGCTTCGCATGTGCTGGTGCAGGATTCGCAGACCGAAAAGCTGGATCACCCGCTGTTCAACGAGGCGTACCTGATGCACACCTCGACCAGCCCGCAGTACAGCATCATCGCCAGCTGCGATGTGGCGGCCGCCATGATGGAGCCGCCTGGCGGCACGGCGCTGGTGGAAGAGTCGATCCTGGAAGCGCTGGATTTCCGCCGTGCCATGCGCAAGGTGGAGGACGAGTTTGGCGACGACGACTGGTGGTTCGAAGTCTGGGGACCCGAAGCGCTGGCCGAAGAAGGCGTGGGCCGGGCTCAGGACTGGATCATCCGGGGTACGGATGAATCGACCAAGACCCGTGCCAAGAAGAGCGGCAAGGAGTTCGACAACTGGCACGGCTTTGGCGATCTGGCCGACGGCTTCAACATGCTGGACCCCATCAAGTCCACCATTGTCACGCCCGGCCTGGATCTGGATGGCGACTTTGACGACACCGGCATTCCCGCCTCCATCGTCACCAAATACCTGGCCGAGCATGGCGTGGTGGTTGAAAAGACGGGCCTGTACTCGTTCTTCATCATGTTCACCATCGGCATCACCAAGGGCCGCTGGAACACCATGCTGACGGCGCTGCAGCAGTTCAAGGACGATTACGACCGCAATCAGCCGCTGGCCCGCATCCTGCCCGAGTTCATTCAGCAACACCGTCGCTACGAGCGCATGGGCTTGAAGGATCTTTGCCAGCACGTGCACGAGTTGTATGCCAAGTACGACATTGCGCGCCTGACGACCGAGATGTACCTGTCGGACCTCAGTCCCGCCATGAAGCCCTCGGACGCCTACGCGCACATTGCCCAGCGCAAGACCGAGCGCGTGGAGATCGACAACCTGGTCGGTCGCACCACCGTGGGTCTGGTTACGCCTTACCCACCCGGCATTCCATTGCTGATCCCCGGCGAAGTCTTCAACAAGAAGATCGTGGATTACCTGCTGTTCGCGCGCGAATTTGCCAAGCTGGCTCCAGGCTTTGAGACCGATATCCACGGTCTGGTGGAGCTGGAAGACGAGCACGGAGAAGTCCGCTACTACGCCGACTGCGTGGCCGAAAGCAAGCCTGTGGCTGAGAAGAAGCTGCCGGCTGCGAAAAAGCCTGCCGCCAAGAAAGTGGCAGTAAAGCCTGTTGCCAAAACTGCGTCTGCCAAAGCGTCGGCTGACAAGGCCACCGCGGTTAAGGCTTCTGTTGTCAAGACCGCGGCCGCCAAGCCCGCTGCCAAGAAGCCGGCTGCATCGGCGACCAAGGCTGTGGCCAAGAGCCCTGCAGCCAAACCAGCCGCTGCTGCAAAAAAGGTCAGTAAAAAGAGCGTTAAGGCAGAGTAA
- a CDS encoding tripartite tricarboxylate transporter substrate binding protein, protein MAITAGSALAQSAPWPTKAIRMVVPYTPGGGTDAVARLISERVGTANHWTIVVDNKPGAGGNIGLDAVAKAAPDGHTFGMGQTANLAINPALLPSMPFNPRTDLLPVALVAAQPVVLVVPADSPWKSIQDLIKAAKAEPGNIKQGLASTGTVGHLAGEMLSFKAGIKVLNIPYKGAAPAVTDLLGKQTHYMFGTPQAVYPLLKGKRLRALAVSSARRLPILPEVPTVAESGFPGFEAVDWKLIVAPKGTNAEIAKKLNAAVNKALQDPAVLKQLQEEGSTPMGGSMQDALNYLQKEQSSWATLIRDAKIQLE, encoded by the coding sequence ATGGCTATTACCGCCGGTTCGGCACTGGCCCAGAGCGCGCCATGGCCCACCAAGGCGATTCGCATGGTCGTGCCCTACACCCCGGGCGGCGGCACCGATGCGGTGGCCCGCCTGATCAGCGAGCGTGTCGGCACGGCCAATCACTGGACAATCGTGGTGGACAACAAGCCCGGTGCCGGCGGCAACATCGGCCTGGACGCCGTGGCCAAGGCCGCACCCGACGGCCACACCTTCGGCATGGGCCAGACGGCCAATCTGGCCATCAACCCCGCCCTGCTGCCCAGCATGCCCTTCAACCCCAGAACGGATTTGCTGCCCGTGGCCCTGGTAGCTGCCCAGCCCGTGGTGCTGGTTGTGCCAGCCGATTCACCGTGGAAATCCATACAGGATCTGATCAAGGCCGCCAAGGCCGAGCCCGGCAATATCAAGCAAGGTCTGGCCTCTACCGGCACCGTGGGTCATCTGGCAGGCGAGATGCTGTCTTTCAAGGCCGGCATCAAGGTGCTCAATATTCCCTACAAAGGCGCAGCGCCAGCCGTCACGGACTTGCTGGGCAAGCAGACGCATTACATGTTCGGCACGCCGCAGGCCGTCTACCCTTTGCTCAAGGGCAAGCGCCTGCGCGCATTGGCCGTCAGCTCGGCCAGGCGACTGCCCATACTGCCTGAGGTACCCACCGTGGCCGAATCCGGTTTTCCTGGCTTTGAAGCCGTGGACTGGAAGCTGATCGTCGCCCCCAAGGGCACGAATGCCGAGATTGCCAAAAAGCTCAATGCGGCCGTCAACAAGGCCTTGCAGGATCCTGCCGTGCTCAAGCAGTTGCAGGAAGAAGGCAGCACGCCCATGGGCGGCAGCATGCAGGATGCGTTGAACTATCTGCAAAAAGAGCAAAGCAGCTGGGCCACGCTGATTCGCGACGCCAAGATTCAGCTGGAGTAA
- a CDS encoding CaiB/BaiF CoA-transferase family protein — MHSSKQSHSSATALPYSGIRVVEFTHMVMGPSCGLMLADLGAEVIKVEPVGHGRTGDATRKLLGSGSGFFPLFNRNKKSLTLDLQTPEGKEAALKLIATADIVTENFKPGTMKKLGLDYESLKQQFPRLIYVSHKGFLPGPYEHRTALDEVVQMMGGLAYMTGRPGDPLRAGTSVNDIMGGMFGAMGAMAALAQREKTGQGQEVQSALFENNVFLIAQHMMQYAVTGKPAAPMPARISAWAIYDVFEVKDGEQIFLAVVSDGAWREFCNAFDLGELHSDPRLGSNNDRVQARDWLMPLLREKMATYSAAHIAQVFEKKGLPFAPIVRPHDLLDDPHLNATGALAPITLPDGRDSKTVLLPLTLDGKHLEVRLSPPKLGEHSLEILTALGYSQEQAQALAQGQAA, encoded by the coding sequence ATGCACTCTTCCAAGCAATCCCACAGCTCTGCCACAGCCTTGCCCTATTCAGGCATTCGCGTGGTCGAATTCACCCACATGGTCATGGGGCCCAGCTGCGGCCTGATGCTGGCCGACCTGGGAGCCGAAGTCATCAAGGTCGAGCCCGTGGGCCACGGCCGCACGGGCGATGCCACACGCAAGCTGCTGGGTTCGGGCTCGGGCTTTTTCCCGCTGTTCAACCGCAACAAGAAAAGCCTGACCCTGGATTTACAAACCCCAGAGGGCAAGGAAGCCGCCCTCAAGCTGATTGCCACGGCCGATATCGTGACCGAGAACTTCAAGCCCGGCACCATGAAAAAGCTGGGCCTGGACTATGAAAGCCTCAAGCAGCAGTTCCCCCGCCTGATCTATGTGAGCCACAAAGGCTTTCTGCCAGGACCTTATGAGCATCGCACGGCGCTCGATGAAGTGGTGCAGATGATGGGGGGCCTGGCCTATATGACGGGCCGCCCCGGCGATCCGCTGCGCGCGGGCACCAGCGTCAACGACATCATGGGCGGCATGTTCGGCGCCATGGGCGCCATGGCGGCGCTGGCCCAGCGCGAAAAAACCGGCCAGGGCCAGGAGGTGCAAAGCGCCTTGTTCGAGAACAATGTGTTCCTGATTGCCCAGCACATGATGCAGTACGCCGTTACCGGCAAGCCTGCCGCCCCCATGCCGGCGCGCATCTCGGCCTGGGCGATCTACGACGTGTTCGAAGTCAAGGACGGCGAGCAGATCTTTCTGGCCGTGGTCAGTGACGGTGCCTGGCGCGAGTTCTGCAATGCCTTTGACCTGGGCGAGCTGCACAGCGACCCACGCCTGGGCAGCAACAACGACCGCGTTCAGGCCCGCGACTGGCTGATGCCGCTGCTGCGCGAAAAAATGGCGACCTACAGCGCCGCGCACATCGCCCAGGTATTCGAGAAAAAAGGCCTGCCGTTTGCGCCTATTGTGCGACCCCATGATCTGCTGGACGACCCGCATCTGAATGCCACGGGTGCACTGGCCCCCATCACCTTGCCCGACGGCCGCGACAGCAAAACAGTGCTGTTGCCGCTGACGCTGGACGGCAAGCACCTGGAGGTGCGCCTGTCGCCACCCAAGCTGGGCGAGCATAGCCTGGAGATTCTGACTGCCCTGGGCTATAGCCAGGAACAGGCCCAGGCACTGGCACAAGGCCAGGCCGCCTGA
- a CDS encoding hydroxymethylglutaryl-CoA lyase has translation MSSQPRFDVLISEVGPRDGLQSVSATMSTAHKCAWIDALVASGLQEIEVGSFVSPKLLPQMADAAEVVAHAIGHSGVTIMALVPNLKGAEAAMRAGAHKITLPVSASPAHSMANVRKTPQQMVEEVRSIAALRDAIAPQVHIEAGISTAFGCTLQGLVPEDDVIALAVACVAAGANESGLSDTTGMANPAQVKRLFTRLRSELGDKSGAAHMHNTRGLGLANCLAAYEAGVLTFDASQAGLGGCPYAPGASGNVVTEDLVFMLEAMGIRTGVDIERLLAARNALAAGLPGEALYGMLPPAGLPKGFVPHPYFTH, from the coding sequence ATGTCATCTCAACCCCGTTTCGACGTCTTGATCAGCGAAGTCGGCCCGCGCGACGGTCTGCAATCGGTCTCCGCCACCATGAGCACCGCCCATAAATGCGCATGGATAGATGCTTTGGTTGCCTCAGGGCTGCAGGAGATCGAAGTCGGCTCCTTTGTCTCGCCCAAGCTCTTGCCGCAAATGGCCGATGCCGCAGAGGTCGTTGCCCATGCCATCGGGCACAGCGGCGTCACCATCATGGCGTTGGTGCCCAATCTCAAAGGGGCCGAGGCGGCCATGCGCGCCGGCGCGCACAAGATCACCCTGCCCGTATCGGCCAGTCCGGCCCACTCCATGGCCAATGTGCGCAAGACGCCACAGCAGATGGTCGAAGAAGTGCGCTCCATTGCGGCACTGCGCGATGCCATCGCACCTCAGGTACATATCGAAGCCGGCATCTCCACCGCCTTTGGCTGCACACTGCAAGGCCTGGTACCCGAAGACGATGTGATCGCCCTGGCTGTGGCCTGCGTGGCGGCAGGTGCCAATGAATCTGGCCTGTCGGACACCACAGGCATGGCCAACCCGGCCCAGGTCAAGCGCCTGTTCACCCGCTTGCGCAGCGAGCTGGGCGACAAGTCCGGCGCCGCACACATGCACAACACGCGCGGCCTGGGGCTGGCCAATTGCCTGGCCGCTTATGAAGCCGGCGTGCTCACCTTCGACGCTTCTCAGGCCGGGCTGGGCGGCTGCCCCTACGCCCCTGGAGCCTCGGGCAATGTGGTGACCGAGGATCTGGTCTTCATGTTGGAAGCCATGGGCATTCGCACCGGTGTGGATATTGAGCGATTGCTTGCTGCGCGAAATGCGCTGGCCGCTGGCCTGCCGGGCGAAGCGCTCTACGGCATGCTGCCACCTGCAGGCCTGCCCAAAGGGTTTGTGCCGCATCCGTATTTCACGCACTGA
- a CDS encoding IclR family transcriptional regulator, with the protein MPRKSQTESLADENAAPGGVAAVDRALSLLAAFGAGDDGLSLAQLAERTRLYKSTVLRLLASLEHGGWISRLDDGRYAVGPAVARLHTVYAENFSLDSVVMPVLKALVQATGESAAYHVRQGKERLCLYRVDSPHPVRDHARTGDLLPLGKGAGGRVLVAFDPELGDWLKKERAHYARVRADGYEALVGDRHSEIAGISAPVFRRDGDLAAALTLTMPVHRYDERYVKNVLAAARELGALLPSS; encoded by the coding sequence ATGCCGCGTAAATCCCAAACGGAATCTCTTGCCGACGAAAATGCCGCACCGGGTGGTGTGGCGGCGGTCGACCGCGCCTTGAGCTTGCTGGCGGCTTTTGGCGCCGGCGATGACGGCTTGAGCCTGGCTCAGCTGGCCGAACGCACGCGCTTGTACAAGAGCACGGTGCTGCGCTTGCTGGCATCGCTGGAGCACGGCGGCTGGATCTCCAGGCTGGACGATGGCCGCTACGCCGTGGGACCGGCCGTGGCGCGGCTGCACACGGTGTATGCGGAGAACTTCTCGCTGGACAGCGTGGTCATGCCGGTGCTCAAAGCCCTGGTGCAGGCCACGGGCGAGAGTGCGGCCTATCACGTGCGCCAGGGCAAGGAGAGGCTTTGCCTGTACCGCGTCGATTCCCCCCATCCCGTGCGCGACCACGCGCGGACAGGCGATTTGCTGCCGCTGGGCAAAGGCGCTGGCGGCCGGGTACTGGTGGCTTTTGACCCGGAACTGGGCGACTGGCTCAAGAAGGAGCGCGCCCATTACGCGCGTGTGCGCGCCGATGGCTACGAGGCCCTGGTGGGTGATCGCCATAGCGAGATTGCCGGGATTTCCGCACCGGTGTTTCGCCGTGATGGCGATCTGGCGGCCGCGCTGACGCTGACCATGCCGGTGCACCGCTATGACGAGCGCTATGTGAAAAACGTGCTGGCGGCGGCGCGGGAGCTGGGTGCGCTGCTGCCCTCGTCTTAA
- a CDS encoding superoxide dismutase family protein, which produces MPYRFLLLGLASAALVACGTPQPKPPQAIAKLQAISGSKVRGDVKFTQAEQKVTVSAVIYGLKPNSEHGFHIHEKGDCAENGNAAGGHFNPLGNNHGKYDGPQHHMGDLPSLMADANGVATVNVESPDISLLEGQGNIIGRAVIVHAQADDFVTQPTGNSGARIGCAVITGN; this is translated from the coding sequence ATGCCCTACCGTTTCCTGCTTCTAGGCCTTGCCAGCGCCGCACTGGTAGCCTGCGGTACGCCCCAGCCCAAGCCGCCACAGGCCATTGCCAAGCTACAGGCCATCTCCGGCAGCAAGGTTCGCGGCGATGTGAAATTCACCCAGGCCGAGCAGAAAGTGACGGTCAGCGCCGTGATTTACGGCCTCAAGCCCAATTCCGAGCACGGCTTTCACATTCACGAAAAAGGCGATTGCGCGGAAAACGGCAATGCCGCCGGCGGCCACTTCAACCCGCTGGGCAACAACCATGGCAAATACGATGGCCCGCAGCACCATATGGGCGATCTGCCCAGCTTGATGGCCGATGCCAACGGAGTTGCCACCGTGAACGTGGAGTCGCCAGACATCAGCCTGTTGGAAGGCCAGGGCAATATCATCGGGCGCGCGGTCATCGTCCATGCCCAGGCTGACGACTTTGTGACCCAGCCCACAGGCAACTCCGGTGCGCGCATTGGCTGCGCCGTCATCACGGGCAACTGA
- a CDS encoding ZIP family metal transporter: MMLGAWALCRQFWGYAQNHPVLLQALAGGSAAALATALGTVPVMLSQRMSARTQDSLFGFGAGVMLAACAFSLILPGLASAREQALFGGSGWAAGGVIGCAILLGAAALMLMDRLLPHEHFIKGREGLDGAMAHKLQRTWLFVFAIALHNLPEGLAIGVGYAGNDGLRANALATGIAIQDVPEGLVVAVALLAAGYSRRFAVLLGMASGLIEPIGAVLGASIVSGSAHLLPWGLGFAAGAMLFVISHEIIPESHRQGHETWATGGLMLGFVLMMVLDTALG, encoded by the coding sequence ATGATGCTGGGCGCTTGGGCGCTGTGCCGCCAGTTTTGGGGCTACGCCCAGAATCATCCTGTGCTGCTGCAGGCGCTGGCGGGCGGCTCGGCGGCTGCGCTGGCCACGGCACTGGGCACGGTGCCGGTAATGTTGTCCCAGCGCATGTCGGCCAGAACGCAGGACAGCCTCTTCGGCTTTGGTGCCGGCGTCATGCTGGCCGCCTGTGCTTTCTCCCTGATCCTGCCCGGCCTGGCCTCGGCGCGCGAGCAAGCCCTGTTTGGCGGCAGCGGCTGGGCGGCCGGCGGCGTCATAGGCTGCGCCATCTTACTGGGCGCAGCAGCCTTGATGCTGATGGACAGGCTGCTGCCGCATGAGCATTTCATCAAGGGCCGCGAAGGCCTGGATGGAGCCATGGCCCACAAGCTGCAACGCACCTGGCTTTTCGTCTTTGCGATTGCGTTGCACAACCTTCCCGAAGGCCTGGCCATTGGCGTGGGCTATGCAGGCAACGATGGCCTGCGCGCCAATGCACTGGCCACAGGCATTGCCATACAGGATGTGCCCGAGGGCCTGGTGGTGGCCGTGGCCTTGCTGGCTGCGGGCTACAGCCGCCGTTTTGCCGTGCTGCTGGGCATGGCCAGCGGGCTGATCGAGCCCATTGGCGCCGTGCTGGGCGCCAGCATTGTCAGCGGCTCGGCCCACTTGCTGCCCTGGGGCCTGGGCTTTGCGGCTGGCGCCATGCTGTTCGTCATCAGCCATGAAATCATTCCCGAGTCGCATCGCCAGGGGCATGAGACCTGGGCCACCGGTGGCCTGATGCTGGGCTTTGTACTGATGATGGTGCTGGACACCGCCCTGGGCTGA
- the fabI gene encoding enoyl-ACP reductase FabI — translation MGFLAGKKLLITGVLSNRSIAYGIAKACHQQGAELAFSYVGERFKDRITEFAADFDSKLVFDCDVGSDEQIEKLFADLGQTWGKFDGFVHSIGFAPREAIAGNFLDGLSRESFKIAHDISAYSFPAMAKAAMPYLNDKSSLLTLSYLGALRSIPNYNTMGLAKASLEASVRYLAEAVGRTADGRAIRANGISAGPIKTLAASGIKDFGKLLGRVADASPLRRNVTIEDVGNVAAFLLSDLASGVTAEITYVDGGFSQTAGLSADQV, via the coding sequence ATGGGTTTTCTCGCCGGTAAGAAACTGCTGATCACGGGCGTGCTGTCCAACCGTTCCATTGCCTACGGCATTGCCAAGGCCTGCCACCAGCAAGGCGCCGAGCTGGCTTTCAGCTATGTGGGCGAGCGTTTCAAAGACCGTATCACCGAATTTGCAGCCGACTTCGACTCCAAGCTGGTGTTTGACTGCGACGTGGGCAGCGATGAACAGATCGAGAAGCTGTTTGCTGATCTGGGCCAGACCTGGGGCAAATTCGACGGTTTTGTGCACTCCATCGGCTTTGCTCCCCGCGAAGCGATTGCCGGCAATTTCCTCGACGGTCTGTCGCGCGAATCCTTCAAGATTGCCCACGACATCAGCGCCTACAGCTTCCCCGCTATGGCCAAGGCAGCCATGCCTTACCTGAACGACAAGTCCTCGCTGCTGACGCTGTCCTACCTGGGCGCGCTGCGTTCCATCCCCAACTACAACACCATGGGTCTGGCCAAGGCCTCGCTGGAAGCTTCCGTGCGCTACCTGGCAGAAGCCGTGGGCCGCACGGCCGACGGCCGCGCCATCCGCGCCAACGGCATCTCCGCCGGCCCCATCAAGACCCTGGCCGCCTCCGGCATCAAGGACTTCGGCAAGCTGCTGGGCCGCGTGGCCGATGCATCGCCTCTGCGCCGCAACGTGACGATTGAAGACGTGGGCAATGTCGCAGCCTTTCTGCTGTCCGACCTGGCCTCCGGCGTGACGGCCGAGATCACCTATGTGGACGGCGGCTTCAGCCAAACAGCCGGCCTGTCTGCCGATCAGGTCTAA